Proteins found in one Diorhabda sublineata isolate icDioSubl1.1 chromosome 9, icDioSubl1.1, whole genome shotgun sequence genomic segment:
- the LOC130448885 gene encoding GTPase-activating Rap/Ran-GAP domain-like protein 3 isoform X3, whose product MAVVETHHKLDTRSASLQTWTSSSATKSSTASDLISRRGVFSRRYYGSVEQLQQPEVDGQEHCRRFRIENGDSPGEKDEMFGSPSTPVLENPEYQTRWYFKYFLGKLHQNYVGLDNDKSPFFLSIVLNEDTNTCVPLCRAILFKKTGTQKISLPISQQKVLTVKQILSNFPNIDKIDKGPKEIFSPDIQKDLLLLEEQEGSVNFKFGVIYMKQGQNSDDEILSNEYGSYRFEQFLSLLGDKIKLKGWDKYRGGLDIKGDMTGKFSVYTIYEGHEIMFHVSTLLPYSRDNRQQVERKRHIGNDIVNIVFIDGEWESSETAHSQFNPTCIKSQFTHIFAVVTMDNDSQYRLSVFSDESVPLFGPGLPCPPIFNDPYLFREFLLVKLINGEKATFETPTFARKRQRTLDMLIKDLYSEHMIDGRMAMLNRRAFSDVLADTPRHSRLKEDSRQIEFVRIGQALKLEAIVRGDAPTSLASASCSTGTVFKKSPWEANCFYPVFPVQSIICADSWGDNRLVIGTEEGVYVVTDGSFHRLIFDKTLQVRQLSVVEPHGIFLMRGGHSNKEGKIYVFRLSQIEELAEAKSRLDVKEHRLEKTRGTNLYSLSRPGGSKLRMCVVIGKKLQMFQWKHSAAWTAWCPSSDTDTVEGFTFLWEISLNETPTMVTILDSGWSPSSPTHGDTLVCVGYKNHWDIVNGRSGLAQHLHTVESAKANLVAALDLYEDQEVQLLLCYNHTCHFQKINEASASNTNFDFHWNSVPSDVVCAFPYLIAFTQNSMEIRLIVNGNLIHTMTMPKLQLIASKNDIFFATTAPEFFPNKTDRLLVDVRQQDFQKHSPPGSPNASPEIKPLRIYRIPIHSLHRNDQCVSNCSPPTWKSTESKLTVPGEPRVSRSATSSPIPPKGKILQGTIK is encoded by the exons ttcAACCGCCAGCGACCTCATATCAAGAAGAGGAGTATTTTCTAGACGATATTACGGATCTGTAGAGCAG CTACAACAACCCGAAGTAGACGGGCAAGAGCACTGTAGACGATTTAGGATAGAAAATGGGGATTCTCCAGGCGAAAAAGACGAA ATGTTCGGATCGCCGAGCACTCCGGTTCTCGAAAATCCGGAATATCAAACAAGATGgtacttcaaatattttttgggaaaat tacATCAAAATTACGTTGGACTGGATAACGACAAATCACCTTTTTTTCTTAGTATAGTTCTAAATGAAGATACCAATACCTGCGTGCCTCTATGTCGagcaattttattcaaaaaaacc GGGACGCAGAAAATATCGTTGCCGATATCGCAACAGAAAGTTTTAACGGTTAAACAGATACTATCGAATTTTCCGAATATCGATAAAATCGATAAAGGTccgaaagaaatattttcacctgatattcaaaaagatttattaCTTCTAGAGGAACAAGAGGGTTCGGTCAATTTCAAATTCGGGGTTATTTATATGAAACAAGGTCAAAATAGCGACGACGAAATTTTGAGCAATG aaTATGGAAGTTATAGGTTCGAACAATTTTTATCGTTATTGGGagataaaatcaaattgaaagGATGGGATAAATATAGGGGAGGATTGGACATTAAag GTGACATGACCGGAAAATTTTCCGTTTACACTATATACGAGGGTCACGAGATTATGTTCCATGTATCGACGTTATTGCCCTATTCCCGCGACAACCGACAGCAAGTTGAAAGGAAACGACATATCGGAAATGACATCGTTAACATCGTCTTCATAGACGGCGAATGGGAATCGTCGGAAACGGCGCACTCCCAATTCAACCCGACTTGTATCAAATCGCAATTCACAC ACATATTCGCGGTGGTAACAATGGACAACGATAGTCAGTACCGTCTCTCCGTATTTTCGGACGAATCGGTACCGTTATTTGGGCCGGGCCTACCCTGTCCGCCCATTTTCAACGACCCCTACCTTTTCAGGGAGTTTCTACTAGTAAAGCTAATAAACGGTGAGAAGGCTACATTCGAAACACCCACGTTCGCCAGAAAGAGACAGCGAACTCTGGATATGCTTATCAAGGATTTGTATTCAGAACATATGATCGATGGAAGGATG GCTATGTTGAATCGTCGAGCATTTTCCGACGTTTTGGCCGACACTCCACGCCATTCTAGACTCAAGGAAGATTCGCGTCAAATAGAATTCGTTCGGATAGGTCAAGCTCTAAAATTGGAAGCTATAGTTCGAGGCGACGCCCCGACTAGTTTAGCTTCCGCAAGTTGTAGTACGGGTACTGTGTTTAAAAAATCGCCGTGGGAAGCGAACTGTTTTTATCCGGTATTTCCGGTCCAATCGATAATTTGCGCGGATTCGTGGGGCGATAACAGACTCGTAATAGGAACTGAAGAAGGAGTTTACGTAGTTACAG ATGGTAGTTTTCATCGTTTGATATTCGATAAGACGTTACAAGTTCGGCAACTTAGCGTGGTTGAACCTCATGGTATATTTTTGATGCGCGGAGGGCATAGTAATAAAGAAGGGAAAATATACGTTTTCCGTTTGTCTCAAATCGAAGAATTGGCCGAAGCTAAATCTCGTTTGGACGTTAAAGAACATCGATTGGAAAAAACTAGAGGAACgaatttatattcattatcaAGACCAG GTGGATCGAAGTTAAGAATGTGCGTGGTTATAGGAAAGAAACTTCAAATGTTTCAATGGAAGCATTCGGCAGCTTGGACAGCTTGGTGTCCTTCAAGTGATACAGATACCGTAGAAGGATTCACGTTTTTGTGG GAAATTAGTTTAAACGAAACCCCTACAATGGTAACGATCCTAGACAGCGGTTGGAGTCCGAGTTCACCGACCCACGGAGACACCCTTGTTTGTGTCGGATACAAAAATCACTGGGATATCGTTAATGGCAGAAGCGGATTAGCGCAACATTTACATACCGTCGAAAGTGCCAAAGCGAATTTAGTAGCCGCTCTAGATTTATACGAGGATCAAGAAGTACAACTACTTTTATGTTATAATC ACAcgtgtcattttcaaaaaattaatgaagcgAGCGCATCGAATACAAATTTCGATTTCCATTGGAACTCCGTTCCGTCAGATGTAG tttgTGCTTTTCCATACCTTATTGCTTTCACGCAAAATTCTATGGAAATCCGTTTGATAGTCAACGGAAATCTAATACATACAATGACAATGCCTAAACTACAATTAATCGCctcaaaaaatgacattttcttCGCAACTACTGCTCCGGAATTTTTCCCTAACAAAACCGACCGATTGTTAGTGGACGTGAGGCAACAAGATTTTCAGAAACATTCGCCACCTGGCAGTCCTAACG CTTCTCCGGAAATAAAACCGCTTCGAATTTATCGAATACCTATTCATTCATTGCACAGAAACGACCAATGTGTAAGTAATTGCTCACCGCCGACATGGAAATCGACCGAATCGAAATTAACCGTTCCCGGAGAACCCCGTGTTTCCAGAAGTGCTACTAGCTCACCTATTCCTCCAAAAGGGAAAATCTTACAAGGAACTATCAAATGA
- the LOC130448885 gene encoding GTPase-activating Rap/Ran-GAP domain-like protein 3 isoform X1 → MLCLDMRLMQRLRGERTVVIDDESTKDKDRDRSKSVCVTSFRSKPPRDVGAFKLFHRRASSAISTASDLISRRGVFSRRYYGSVEQLQQPEVDGQEHCRRFRIENGDSPGEKDEMFGSPSTPVLENPEYQTRWYFKYFLGKLHQNYVGLDNDKSPFFLSIVLNEDTNTCVPLCRAILFKKTGTQKISLPISQQKVLTVKQILSNFPNIDKIDKGPKEIFSPDIQKDLLLLEEQEGSVNFKFGVIYMKQGQNSDDEILSNEYGSYRFEQFLSLLGDKIKLKGWDKYRGGLDIKGDMTGKFSVYTIYEGHEIMFHVSTLLPYSRDNRQQVERKRHIGNDIVNIVFIDGEWESSETAHSQFNPTCIKSQFTHIFAVVTMDNDSQYRLSVFSDESVPLFGPGLPCPPIFNDPYLFREFLLVKLINGEKATFETPTFARKRQRTLDMLIKDLYSEHMIDGRMAMLNRRAFSDVLADTPRHSRLKEDSRQIEFVRIGQALKLEAIVRGDAPTSLASASCSTGTVFKKSPWEANCFYPVFPVQSIICADSWGDNRLVIGTEEGVYVVTDGSFHRLIFDKTLQVRQLSVVEPHGIFLMRGGHSNKEGKIYVFRLSQIEELAEAKSRLDVKEHRLEKTRGTNLYSLSRPGGSKLRMCVVIGKKLQMFQWKHSAAWTAWCPSSDTDTVEGFTFLWEISLNETPTMVTILDSGWSPSSPTHGDTLVCVGYKNHWDIVNGRSGLAQHLHTVESAKANLVAALDLYEDQEVQLLLCYNHTCHFQKINEASASNTNFDFHWNSVPSDVVCAFPYLIAFTQNSMEIRLIVNGNLIHTMTMPKLQLIASKNDIFFATTAPEFFPNKTDRLLVDVRQQDFQKHSPPGSPNASPEIKPLRIYRIPIHSLHRNDQCVSNCSPPTWKSTESKLTVPGEPRVSRSATSSPIPPKGKILQGTIK, encoded by the exons ATGTTGTGTCTAGATATGAGGTTAATGCAACGATTACGCGGCGAAAGGACAGTTGTTATCGACGATGAATCGACAAAAGACAAAGATAGGGATCGATCGAAAAGTGTTTGCGTGACAAGTTTTAGGAGTAAACCACCGAGGGACGTTGGCGCTTTCAAGTTGTTCCACAGAAGAGCCAGCAGTGCCAT ttcAACCGCCAGCGACCTCATATCAAGAAGAGGAGTATTTTCTAGACGATATTACGGATCTGTAGAGCAG CTACAACAACCCGAAGTAGACGGGCAAGAGCACTGTAGACGATTTAGGATAGAAAATGGGGATTCTCCAGGCGAAAAAGACGAA ATGTTCGGATCGCCGAGCACTCCGGTTCTCGAAAATCCGGAATATCAAACAAGATGgtacttcaaatattttttgggaaaat tacATCAAAATTACGTTGGACTGGATAACGACAAATCACCTTTTTTTCTTAGTATAGTTCTAAATGAAGATACCAATACCTGCGTGCCTCTATGTCGagcaattttattcaaaaaaacc GGGACGCAGAAAATATCGTTGCCGATATCGCAACAGAAAGTTTTAACGGTTAAACAGATACTATCGAATTTTCCGAATATCGATAAAATCGATAAAGGTccgaaagaaatattttcacctgatattcaaaaagatttattaCTTCTAGAGGAACAAGAGGGTTCGGTCAATTTCAAATTCGGGGTTATTTATATGAAACAAGGTCAAAATAGCGACGACGAAATTTTGAGCAATG aaTATGGAAGTTATAGGTTCGAACAATTTTTATCGTTATTGGGagataaaatcaaattgaaagGATGGGATAAATATAGGGGAGGATTGGACATTAAag GTGACATGACCGGAAAATTTTCCGTTTACACTATATACGAGGGTCACGAGATTATGTTCCATGTATCGACGTTATTGCCCTATTCCCGCGACAACCGACAGCAAGTTGAAAGGAAACGACATATCGGAAATGACATCGTTAACATCGTCTTCATAGACGGCGAATGGGAATCGTCGGAAACGGCGCACTCCCAATTCAACCCGACTTGTATCAAATCGCAATTCACAC ACATATTCGCGGTGGTAACAATGGACAACGATAGTCAGTACCGTCTCTCCGTATTTTCGGACGAATCGGTACCGTTATTTGGGCCGGGCCTACCCTGTCCGCCCATTTTCAACGACCCCTACCTTTTCAGGGAGTTTCTACTAGTAAAGCTAATAAACGGTGAGAAGGCTACATTCGAAACACCCACGTTCGCCAGAAAGAGACAGCGAACTCTGGATATGCTTATCAAGGATTTGTATTCAGAACATATGATCGATGGAAGGATG GCTATGTTGAATCGTCGAGCATTTTCCGACGTTTTGGCCGACACTCCACGCCATTCTAGACTCAAGGAAGATTCGCGTCAAATAGAATTCGTTCGGATAGGTCAAGCTCTAAAATTGGAAGCTATAGTTCGAGGCGACGCCCCGACTAGTTTAGCTTCCGCAAGTTGTAGTACGGGTACTGTGTTTAAAAAATCGCCGTGGGAAGCGAACTGTTTTTATCCGGTATTTCCGGTCCAATCGATAATTTGCGCGGATTCGTGGGGCGATAACAGACTCGTAATAGGAACTGAAGAAGGAGTTTACGTAGTTACAG ATGGTAGTTTTCATCGTTTGATATTCGATAAGACGTTACAAGTTCGGCAACTTAGCGTGGTTGAACCTCATGGTATATTTTTGATGCGCGGAGGGCATAGTAATAAAGAAGGGAAAATATACGTTTTCCGTTTGTCTCAAATCGAAGAATTGGCCGAAGCTAAATCTCGTTTGGACGTTAAAGAACATCGATTGGAAAAAACTAGAGGAACgaatttatattcattatcaAGACCAG GTGGATCGAAGTTAAGAATGTGCGTGGTTATAGGAAAGAAACTTCAAATGTTTCAATGGAAGCATTCGGCAGCTTGGACAGCTTGGTGTCCTTCAAGTGATACAGATACCGTAGAAGGATTCACGTTTTTGTGG GAAATTAGTTTAAACGAAACCCCTACAATGGTAACGATCCTAGACAGCGGTTGGAGTCCGAGTTCACCGACCCACGGAGACACCCTTGTTTGTGTCGGATACAAAAATCACTGGGATATCGTTAATGGCAGAAGCGGATTAGCGCAACATTTACATACCGTCGAAAGTGCCAAAGCGAATTTAGTAGCCGCTCTAGATTTATACGAGGATCAAGAAGTACAACTACTTTTATGTTATAATC ACAcgtgtcattttcaaaaaattaatgaagcgAGCGCATCGAATACAAATTTCGATTTCCATTGGAACTCCGTTCCGTCAGATGTAG tttgTGCTTTTCCATACCTTATTGCTTTCACGCAAAATTCTATGGAAATCCGTTTGATAGTCAACGGAAATCTAATACATACAATGACAATGCCTAAACTACAATTAATCGCctcaaaaaatgacattttcttCGCAACTACTGCTCCGGAATTTTTCCCTAACAAAACCGACCGATTGTTAGTGGACGTGAGGCAACAAGATTTTCAGAAACATTCGCCACCTGGCAGTCCTAACG CTTCTCCGGAAATAAAACCGCTTCGAATTTATCGAATACCTATTCATTCATTGCACAGAAACGACCAATGTGTAAGTAATTGCTCACCGCCGACATGGAAATCGACCGAATCGAAATTAACCGTTCCCGGAGAACCCCGTGTTTCCAGAAGTGCTACTAGCTCACCTATTCCTCCAAAAGGGAAAATCTTACAAGGAACTATCAAATGA
- the LOC130448885 gene encoding GTPase-activating Rap/Ran-GAP domain-like protein 3 isoform X2 gives MENRPKPGTSGRPRLQRSERVFSESHLTSWELFVRDSLLTLAWPDLLNSVSNSTASDLISRRGVFSRRYYGSVEQLQQPEVDGQEHCRRFRIENGDSPGEKDEMFGSPSTPVLENPEYQTRWYFKYFLGKLHQNYVGLDNDKSPFFLSIVLNEDTNTCVPLCRAILFKKTGTQKISLPISQQKVLTVKQILSNFPNIDKIDKGPKEIFSPDIQKDLLLLEEQEGSVNFKFGVIYMKQGQNSDDEILSNEYGSYRFEQFLSLLGDKIKLKGWDKYRGGLDIKGDMTGKFSVYTIYEGHEIMFHVSTLLPYSRDNRQQVERKRHIGNDIVNIVFIDGEWESSETAHSQFNPTCIKSQFTHIFAVVTMDNDSQYRLSVFSDESVPLFGPGLPCPPIFNDPYLFREFLLVKLINGEKATFETPTFARKRQRTLDMLIKDLYSEHMIDGRMAMLNRRAFSDVLADTPRHSRLKEDSRQIEFVRIGQALKLEAIVRGDAPTSLASASCSTGTVFKKSPWEANCFYPVFPVQSIICADSWGDNRLVIGTEEGVYVVTDGSFHRLIFDKTLQVRQLSVVEPHGIFLMRGGHSNKEGKIYVFRLSQIEELAEAKSRLDVKEHRLEKTRGTNLYSLSRPGGSKLRMCVVIGKKLQMFQWKHSAAWTAWCPSSDTDTVEGFTFLWEISLNETPTMVTILDSGWSPSSPTHGDTLVCVGYKNHWDIVNGRSGLAQHLHTVESAKANLVAALDLYEDQEVQLLLCYNHTCHFQKINEASASNTNFDFHWNSVPSDVVCAFPYLIAFTQNSMEIRLIVNGNLIHTMTMPKLQLIASKNDIFFATTAPEFFPNKTDRLLVDVRQQDFQKHSPPGSPNASPEIKPLRIYRIPIHSLHRNDQCVSNCSPPTWKSTESKLTVPGEPRVSRSATSSPIPPKGKILQGTIK, from the exons ttcAACCGCCAGCGACCTCATATCAAGAAGAGGAGTATTTTCTAGACGATATTACGGATCTGTAGAGCAG CTACAACAACCCGAAGTAGACGGGCAAGAGCACTGTAGACGATTTAGGATAGAAAATGGGGATTCTCCAGGCGAAAAAGACGAA ATGTTCGGATCGCCGAGCACTCCGGTTCTCGAAAATCCGGAATATCAAACAAGATGgtacttcaaatattttttgggaaaat tacATCAAAATTACGTTGGACTGGATAACGACAAATCACCTTTTTTTCTTAGTATAGTTCTAAATGAAGATACCAATACCTGCGTGCCTCTATGTCGagcaattttattcaaaaaaacc GGGACGCAGAAAATATCGTTGCCGATATCGCAACAGAAAGTTTTAACGGTTAAACAGATACTATCGAATTTTCCGAATATCGATAAAATCGATAAAGGTccgaaagaaatattttcacctgatattcaaaaagatttattaCTTCTAGAGGAACAAGAGGGTTCGGTCAATTTCAAATTCGGGGTTATTTATATGAAACAAGGTCAAAATAGCGACGACGAAATTTTGAGCAATG aaTATGGAAGTTATAGGTTCGAACAATTTTTATCGTTATTGGGagataaaatcaaattgaaagGATGGGATAAATATAGGGGAGGATTGGACATTAAag GTGACATGACCGGAAAATTTTCCGTTTACACTATATACGAGGGTCACGAGATTATGTTCCATGTATCGACGTTATTGCCCTATTCCCGCGACAACCGACAGCAAGTTGAAAGGAAACGACATATCGGAAATGACATCGTTAACATCGTCTTCATAGACGGCGAATGGGAATCGTCGGAAACGGCGCACTCCCAATTCAACCCGACTTGTATCAAATCGCAATTCACAC ACATATTCGCGGTGGTAACAATGGACAACGATAGTCAGTACCGTCTCTCCGTATTTTCGGACGAATCGGTACCGTTATTTGGGCCGGGCCTACCCTGTCCGCCCATTTTCAACGACCCCTACCTTTTCAGGGAGTTTCTACTAGTAAAGCTAATAAACGGTGAGAAGGCTACATTCGAAACACCCACGTTCGCCAGAAAGAGACAGCGAACTCTGGATATGCTTATCAAGGATTTGTATTCAGAACATATGATCGATGGAAGGATG GCTATGTTGAATCGTCGAGCATTTTCCGACGTTTTGGCCGACACTCCACGCCATTCTAGACTCAAGGAAGATTCGCGTCAAATAGAATTCGTTCGGATAGGTCAAGCTCTAAAATTGGAAGCTATAGTTCGAGGCGACGCCCCGACTAGTTTAGCTTCCGCAAGTTGTAGTACGGGTACTGTGTTTAAAAAATCGCCGTGGGAAGCGAACTGTTTTTATCCGGTATTTCCGGTCCAATCGATAATTTGCGCGGATTCGTGGGGCGATAACAGACTCGTAATAGGAACTGAAGAAGGAGTTTACGTAGTTACAG ATGGTAGTTTTCATCGTTTGATATTCGATAAGACGTTACAAGTTCGGCAACTTAGCGTGGTTGAACCTCATGGTATATTTTTGATGCGCGGAGGGCATAGTAATAAAGAAGGGAAAATATACGTTTTCCGTTTGTCTCAAATCGAAGAATTGGCCGAAGCTAAATCTCGTTTGGACGTTAAAGAACATCGATTGGAAAAAACTAGAGGAACgaatttatattcattatcaAGACCAG GTGGATCGAAGTTAAGAATGTGCGTGGTTATAGGAAAGAAACTTCAAATGTTTCAATGGAAGCATTCGGCAGCTTGGACAGCTTGGTGTCCTTCAAGTGATACAGATACCGTAGAAGGATTCACGTTTTTGTGG GAAATTAGTTTAAACGAAACCCCTACAATGGTAACGATCCTAGACAGCGGTTGGAGTCCGAGTTCACCGACCCACGGAGACACCCTTGTTTGTGTCGGATACAAAAATCACTGGGATATCGTTAATGGCAGAAGCGGATTAGCGCAACATTTACATACCGTCGAAAGTGCCAAAGCGAATTTAGTAGCCGCTCTAGATTTATACGAGGATCAAGAAGTACAACTACTTTTATGTTATAATC ACAcgtgtcattttcaaaaaattaatgaagcgAGCGCATCGAATACAAATTTCGATTTCCATTGGAACTCCGTTCCGTCAGATGTAG tttgTGCTTTTCCATACCTTATTGCTTTCACGCAAAATTCTATGGAAATCCGTTTGATAGTCAACGGAAATCTAATACATACAATGACAATGCCTAAACTACAATTAATCGCctcaaaaaatgacattttcttCGCAACTACTGCTCCGGAATTTTTCCCTAACAAAACCGACCGATTGTTAGTGGACGTGAGGCAACAAGATTTTCAGAAACATTCGCCACCTGGCAGTCCTAACG CTTCTCCGGAAATAAAACCGCTTCGAATTTATCGAATACCTATTCATTCATTGCACAGAAACGACCAATGTGTAAGTAATTGCTCACCGCCGACATGGAAATCGACCGAATCGAAATTAACCGTTCCCGGAGAACCCCGTGTTTCCAGAAGTGCTACTAGCTCACCTATTCCTCCAAAAGGGAAAATCTTACAAGGAACTATCAAATGA
- the LOC130448885 gene encoding GTPase-activating Rap/Ran-GAP domain-like protein 3 isoform X4: protein MKCFQLQQPEVDGQEHCRRFRIENGDSPGEKDEMFGSPSTPVLENPEYQTRWYFKYFLGKLHQNYVGLDNDKSPFFLSIVLNEDTNTCVPLCRAILFKKTGTQKISLPISQQKVLTVKQILSNFPNIDKIDKGPKEIFSPDIQKDLLLLEEQEGSVNFKFGVIYMKQGQNSDDEILSNEYGSYRFEQFLSLLGDKIKLKGWDKYRGGLDIKGDMTGKFSVYTIYEGHEIMFHVSTLLPYSRDNRQQVERKRHIGNDIVNIVFIDGEWESSETAHSQFNPTCIKSQFTHIFAVVTMDNDSQYRLSVFSDESVPLFGPGLPCPPIFNDPYLFREFLLVKLINGEKATFETPTFARKRQRTLDMLIKDLYSEHMIDGRMAMLNRRAFSDVLADTPRHSRLKEDSRQIEFVRIGQALKLEAIVRGDAPTSLASASCSTGTVFKKSPWEANCFYPVFPVQSIICADSWGDNRLVIGTEEGVYVVTDGSFHRLIFDKTLQVRQLSVVEPHGIFLMRGGHSNKEGKIYVFRLSQIEELAEAKSRLDVKEHRLEKTRGTNLYSLSRPGGSKLRMCVVIGKKLQMFQWKHSAAWTAWCPSSDTDTVEGFTFLWEISLNETPTMVTILDSGWSPSSPTHGDTLVCVGYKNHWDIVNGRSGLAQHLHTVESAKANLVAALDLYEDQEVQLLLCYNHTCHFQKINEASASNTNFDFHWNSVPSDVVCAFPYLIAFTQNSMEIRLIVNGNLIHTMTMPKLQLIASKNDIFFATTAPEFFPNKTDRLLVDVRQQDFQKHSPPGSPNASPEIKPLRIYRIPIHSLHRNDQCVSNCSPPTWKSTESKLTVPGEPRVSRSATSSPIPPKGKILQGTIK from the exons atGAAATGTTTTCAGCTACAACAACCCGAAGTAGACGGGCAAGAGCACTGTAGACGATTTAGGATAGAAAATGGGGATTCTCCAGGCGAAAAAGACGAA ATGTTCGGATCGCCGAGCACTCCGGTTCTCGAAAATCCGGAATATCAAACAAGATGgtacttcaaatattttttgggaaaat tacATCAAAATTACGTTGGACTGGATAACGACAAATCACCTTTTTTTCTTAGTATAGTTCTAAATGAAGATACCAATACCTGCGTGCCTCTATGTCGagcaattttattcaaaaaaacc GGGACGCAGAAAATATCGTTGCCGATATCGCAACAGAAAGTTTTAACGGTTAAACAGATACTATCGAATTTTCCGAATATCGATAAAATCGATAAAGGTccgaaagaaatattttcacctgatattcaaaaagatttattaCTTCTAGAGGAACAAGAGGGTTCGGTCAATTTCAAATTCGGGGTTATTTATATGAAACAAGGTCAAAATAGCGACGACGAAATTTTGAGCAATG aaTATGGAAGTTATAGGTTCGAACAATTTTTATCGTTATTGGGagataaaatcaaattgaaagGATGGGATAAATATAGGGGAGGATTGGACATTAAag GTGACATGACCGGAAAATTTTCCGTTTACACTATATACGAGGGTCACGAGATTATGTTCCATGTATCGACGTTATTGCCCTATTCCCGCGACAACCGACAGCAAGTTGAAAGGAAACGACATATCGGAAATGACATCGTTAACATCGTCTTCATAGACGGCGAATGGGAATCGTCGGAAACGGCGCACTCCCAATTCAACCCGACTTGTATCAAATCGCAATTCACAC ACATATTCGCGGTGGTAACAATGGACAACGATAGTCAGTACCGTCTCTCCGTATTTTCGGACGAATCGGTACCGTTATTTGGGCCGGGCCTACCCTGTCCGCCCATTTTCAACGACCCCTACCTTTTCAGGGAGTTTCTACTAGTAAAGCTAATAAACGGTGAGAAGGCTACATTCGAAACACCCACGTTCGCCAGAAAGAGACAGCGAACTCTGGATATGCTTATCAAGGATTTGTATTCAGAACATATGATCGATGGAAGGATG GCTATGTTGAATCGTCGAGCATTTTCCGACGTTTTGGCCGACACTCCACGCCATTCTAGACTCAAGGAAGATTCGCGTCAAATAGAATTCGTTCGGATAGGTCAAGCTCTAAAATTGGAAGCTATAGTTCGAGGCGACGCCCCGACTAGTTTAGCTTCCGCAAGTTGTAGTACGGGTACTGTGTTTAAAAAATCGCCGTGGGAAGCGAACTGTTTTTATCCGGTATTTCCGGTCCAATCGATAATTTGCGCGGATTCGTGGGGCGATAACAGACTCGTAATAGGAACTGAAGAAGGAGTTTACGTAGTTACAG ATGGTAGTTTTCATCGTTTGATATTCGATAAGACGTTACAAGTTCGGCAACTTAGCGTGGTTGAACCTCATGGTATATTTTTGATGCGCGGAGGGCATAGTAATAAAGAAGGGAAAATATACGTTTTCCGTTTGTCTCAAATCGAAGAATTGGCCGAAGCTAAATCTCGTTTGGACGTTAAAGAACATCGATTGGAAAAAACTAGAGGAACgaatttatattcattatcaAGACCAG GTGGATCGAAGTTAAGAATGTGCGTGGTTATAGGAAAGAAACTTCAAATGTTTCAATGGAAGCATTCGGCAGCTTGGACAGCTTGGTGTCCTTCAAGTGATACAGATACCGTAGAAGGATTCACGTTTTTGTGG GAAATTAGTTTAAACGAAACCCCTACAATGGTAACGATCCTAGACAGCGGTTGGAGTCCGAGTTCACCGACCCACGGAGACACCCTTGTTTGTGTCGGATACAAAAATCACTGGGATATCGTTAATGGCAGAAGCGGATTAGCGCAACATTTACATACCGTCGAAAGTGCCAAAGCGAATTTAGTAGCCGCTCTAGATTTATACGAGGATCAAGAAGTACAACTACTTTTATGTTATAATC ACAcgtgtcattttcaaaaaattaatgaagcgAGCGCATCGAATACAAATTTCGATTTCCATTGGAACTCCGTTCCGTCAGATGTAG tttgTGCTTTTCCATACCTTATTGCTTTCACGCAAAATTCTATGGAAATCCGTTTGATAGTCAACGGAAATCTAATACATACAATGACAATGCCTAAACTACAATTAATCGCctcaaaaaatgacattttcttCGCAACTACTGCTCCGGAATTTTTCCCTAACAAAACCGACCGATTGTTAGTGGACGTGAGGCAACAAGATTTTCAGAAACATTCGCCACCTGGCAGTCCTAACG CTTCTCCGGAAATAAAACCGCTTCGAATTTATCGAATACCTATTCATTCATTGCACAGAAACGACCAATGTGTAAGTAATTGCTCACCGCCGACATGGAAATCGACCGAATCGAAATTAACCGTTCCCGGAGAACCCCGTGTTTCCAGAAGTGCTACTAGCTCACCTATTCCTCCAAAAGGGAAAATCTTACAAGGAACTATCAAATGA